GTTCTCTCTGCTTTGGACCTCTGTCAAAATCAGacattattcattttcttcGCAATATCTTAATTCTTGGACTTCTTCCTTCCATTAAATTGTCTTCTGTGCGTCCTATCAGTATTTCATGAAGTGTGTCAAAATAATAACTGTTATTTCTTTTCAGTATAAATATTTGCAAATGGCTATATCATCTGTGTTATGATGCAGTTGAAGAAAAGAATTCCTTGGATGGCACAACAGGCAAAGAAGTAAATTTGGATCTCTTTATAAAACCTCCTGCAAATCTAGTTGTTCTTGAAGGTGACTGCTTGGATGCTGGTGGTGATGGAGGAGAATTGGAGTCTTTTCTGGTATCTTAATTGCTTGCAGCTGTTTGCacaatgatgttttttttatattcactGATAATACGATGATTCGTTGCAGTTGTCCACCACAGACCTGTACCAGGACTTCATCTTATTGGACACATCCGATGCTGTTGCAGTTCATGAGTTTTTGGAGGGTACCAAAGCTGCCAAAACTCGAAATGATGCTAGTAGAAGAACCCCAGGTCGTAAAAGCTTTCTTTCTCCTAGACGTTCTGGTGGAAGTGCTCGTAGATTATCTGCTGCTAAGAGTCAGTGTGCGAATTCCAACTGCTCCCCTAAACTTAATagtggttttgatgatgaaaacgTCCGGCCCAGTTTTCCTGTCTCTGATGGTCCTGATGACTGCAATTATGGATTTGATATGGGTCAGGGATGTGAGGCATCTAGGGATTCAGACAATTCTGATGACGATAATGATGATCCATGGAAACCTCTAAATCCTCATGAACAGGGCAACTTGAGGGTGAAGCCATTCAAAAAAGGTCCCCCCAACTCCTCAAAATCTTTCAACAACTTGCCCTACCTTAGTTGTGTAACTTATCTGCATTTATCTTTTCGCTGTTCCTgcagtgaaaattttaaaaaagattaacaTTAATGCGAGACAACCAGTTCCTATGAGCTCCTTGTTTCCACTTGCAAAATTGCATGGCCCTATCAGTCCAGAGCTCGTGGAACTGTGGGAGAGGCAAAATAATGCCCATGAAAGACAAAGGGATTTTCAAGCTCCATTCTATGAGAAGGTACTTTTTCATGGTTTCTCTATTTACcagtatattaatttttacgATATAAAATGTGATGTGAAAATTGCAGCTGAGGCAATCTCTTGTTAACGAGGGGAATGAAACTGGTGTAACATTTAACACTGAAGGGGACAATGATGACATTGAACATGACAGTGGAATTCCTGATTTTGATATGCCAGACAATGCTTTCATGGAAGAAAATCTACCACCTTTCAATAACGAGGTTAGGAAAGAAGATTAGTAATATGGCTATCTATATATTCTAATGACATttgaaactaattttatatCTCTACTTGAATTAACAGCCTGAGTTTGATGATGCTGATGTCAATGTTGATGAAGCCGTAGATCTTTCTCAGGCAAGTTTGGAAGACCTTTGCCGCTCTCATCTGGTAAGAGTGCCATTATGACTTGTTCggatataaaagtaattatttatcaattctAGAATTCTGTTAAAAAGGGCGTCTCAGTCCCCCCTTCGCCTGCCCTggtcataatttattttactaaaaccGTAGAGAAATTTAAATCCTATAAGCATATGCTTATGGTTTGGAGGAAAGATACCATTCACTCCATTGTAGTCCAAATATCAATTAAACAGTATCTATACTCAGTCGTTTGTTTTTACCGAGAAGATTTAAGGAACGAGTTATAGATTTGTAGCCCTGTATGATAAATTCTTTAGTTTCTGTTTTCACTGCACTAGTACTGACAATAATTTTTCCTCATCTAGAATGCTCTCCTAGCAAGCATTGCTGAAACTGAGAAGCAGACTGAAATGGCTGCTAGGGTTTCAACGTGGAAACAAAGAATTGAACATAATTTGGAAGAACAGGTGAATTCATCTTTTGGGTGGCCTTCctctatttatttctttaaattgaaTGAACTGTTTTGGCATGATAGGAATCACATCCGCCATTTGATATCCAAGATTATGGTGAGAGAATTCTTGACAAGTTCTCTCTGCTCTCCCTTGAAGCAAGCAGTAGCCGAGTCCTGTCCTTTTCTGATTTGGTCAAGGATCAGGAAAAGTATGACGTGGCCCGAAGTTTTTCTTCCCTTCTTCAACTGGTAATTCCTTTGTTAGCAATATCCAGTACACCTTCTTGAACTTTTACTTCATGTTATGATGTTTGATGTTGAAGAGTCCAATTTATCAGATTATCACTGGATTACTTTTCCAATCTATCATACAAGTTCTACCATTT
This DNA window, taken from Vigna radiata var. radiata cultivar VC1973A chromosome 5, Vradiata_ver6, whole genome shotgun sequence, encodes the following:
- the LOC106760136 gene encoding condensin-2 complex subunit H2 isoform X1; this encodes MTKSTLEPGGSGGGGFHAVHAERDLESNWEVDLAKKLEEYLLKICSGEITGEEEGHIPVNFAEAALLLQGSIQVYSRKVEYLYTLVLRALEFLSQKRQQDHEDGESVQPEEMGSRAVSDEENDQFWGLDDIQVEEKNSLDGTTGKEVNLDLFIKPPANLVVLEGDCLDAGGDGGELESFLLSTTDLYQDFILLDTSDAVAVHEFLEGTKAAKTRNDASRRTPGRKSFLSPRRSGGSARRLSAAKSQCANSNCSPKLNSGFDDENVRPSFPVSDGPDDCNYGFDMGQGCEASRDSDNSDDDNDDPWKPLNPHEQGNLRVKPFKKVKILKKININARQPVPMSSLFPLAKLHGPISPELVELWERQNNAHERQRDFQAPFYEKLRQSLVNEGNETGVTFNTEGDNDDIEHDSGIPDFDMPDNAFMEENLPPFNNEPEFDDADVNVDEAVDLSQASLEDLCRSHLNALLASIAETEKQTEMAARVSTWKQRIEHNLEEQESHPPFDIQDYGERILDKFSLLSLEASSSRVLSFSDLVKDQEKYDVARSFSSLLQLVNNGEVALERNGIDGKSVCYTSVNPFHVKLLKHGKEREDAQFALPKKRAKSPKKPSTKGDKNKTEREKSSTKNHSTKAHKNKFEREKSPTSRRNGSTGVSPPTNCKLSVKLGKVSAIKLSPEAKRRRRSHYVEPVNLHSAG
- the LOC106760136 gene encoding condensin-2 complex subunit H2 isoform X2 — translated: MGSRAVSDEENDQFWGLDDIQVEEKNSLDGTTGKEVNLDLFIKPPANLVVLEGDCLDAGGDGGELESFLLSTTDLYQDFILLDTSDAVAVHEFLEGTKAAKTRNDASRRTPGRKSFLSPRRSGGSARRLSAAKSQCANSNCSPKLNSGFDDENVRPSFPVSDGPDDCNYGFDMGQGCEASRDSDNSDDDNDDPWKPLNPHEQGNLRVKPFKKVKILKKININARQPVPMSSLFPLAKLHGPISPELVELWERQNNAHERQRDFQAPFYEKLRQSLVNEGNETGVTFNTEGDNDDIEHDSGIPDFDMPDNAFMEENLPPFNNEPEFDDADVNVDEAVDLSQASLEDLCRSHLNALLASIAETEKQTEMAARVSTWKQRIEHNLEEQESHPPFDIQDYGERILDKFSLLSLEASSSRVLSFSDLVKDQEKYDVARSFSSLLQLVNNGEVALERNGIDGKSVCYTSVNPFHVKLLKHGKEREDAQFALPKKRAKSPKKPSTKGDKNKTEREKSSTKNHSTKAHKNKFEREKSPTSRRNGSTGVSPPTNCKLSVKLGKVSAIKLSPEAKRRRRSHYVEPVNLHSAG